AAAGTTATTGTCATCAGTTGTCACCATTTTACCAATAATTTCAACTGACAGTTTAAAAGAGGTGCAACTCCATTTATATTCTTAACTTTTGTAATTTGTCATGCAGTTGAATTATAAAGGTAAGTACTGTGTGAAACTGGTGTCTGTCTCAAAAACCTTAGCCCGGTGTAAGTCAACCCTGTTCAACTAAAGAGCCAGgttgttgaaaaaatacctttgcaagagccacaatccaaacctgGTGAGTACTTCATCCAGAGAGCTTGGTTTCAACTgtaattttaagatttattctTTTATCTATTGTAAATTAAGGTAATGATGTGGGTTAATATGATAGTTTAAGTCattactttttattattttcaaagcCGTCAGatgatggttttgtttgtttttaaaaatgcattatcctctgttcattttattctgcttcttttttaaacaccagATAATCTACATGCAATAACAAATGATTTCTTCATATAACTAGTTTGGTTTAATATGGTTACTATTAAAGATACAGTTAGAAAATCATAAAATTCTGAAATGAGATACTTCACATAGGTggaaaaataagggaaaataatgcattttgaTTATATATGAGATTATTGAATACAAGCATTGTAAAACTTAaaacttgttttgaattgacAGAATAATTTTAAATACAGTTTAATGTGTCTGGCGGAGTTCACAAAAATCGAGTTATGACGAgcaaaaaagtaaacaaaagttTATGGTCAAGTTTGGGGCCTGTGTTGTCCCTTAGCCTTTCTTCTCGTGTTAAAATCGAGGCCTTTTCTGTCCTACCTAGTATCTAATGAGAAAGCTTCAGCGGAAACGGGGCCTTTATTCTGAAGGACACGGACCGGAAACGTTGTTGTTTTGGAGTCCGACGAGAAGCAGCCATTACTTCCGAACTAATTTCTCCTAGAAAAACTTAGTATACTCACGTGTGAGGTCGATAAGGTTGGTGCCGGTGAGTAAAAGAAGCCTTTATTATATGAGTATTAGTGGTTTTACAGAGATTAACTGCTATCTTGAAGTAGCATGGAATTGGCTACTACGTTATCTAACAGTGCTGTGTTGTGCTAATAGCGTGGCTATCTGGGCTAGCTAAAACAAGTAGCACTGGTCAACGTTAATCATAAATCCGCCACTTTAAATGGACGGttgtatttaaaattaaaaaaatatatataagaaTGAACACCGAACTGCAAAGTTTACGATagtaattttcatttttagacaTCTGAGACTTACAGAAGCAGCGGTGAAACATTTAGCCTTGCGTTAGCAAACTTGTTCCCACGAGGAATCGCTTTTTCTCACATTTAGACCTGCCATAAAAGCTCACTCAGATCTTCTACATGTTTGTGCTTTAGCTTCAGCGGCACCATTGCGTGTAAAGGTTTTTCGTAACTTAATACTTGAACGTGCTATTCTTTCTCCAGGTGTCCCACAATGATCATCCCTGTCCGCTGCTTCACGTGTGGGAAGATTGTGGGTAACAAATGGGAAGCATACCTCGGGCTACTTCAAGCAGAGTATACTGAAGGGTGAGAAACTAGGTCTGAAATTAAACACTTGATGTTGGATAGAGTGTATGAGACTGGACAATACAAATTTCTAGAAGCAGTTacattaaaggaaaatacattGGACGCTTTAAGGCTCTTATCACATGGTATACCCATTCCTTTAATACAGAACTATCAATATTATCTCATGATGGAATAAGTAATACAATTTACCCATCACAATTTAGACTATCAGTGCACTATCTGCAGATGCATTCATGTACTCATTTATTTTATGAGATCCATTAAGACTAACACtatctcctctcttcctctttagTGATGCTCTTGATGCCCTGGGCCTGAAGAGATACTGTTGCCGGAGGATGCTCCTGTCTCACGTGGATCTTATAGAGAAATTGTTGAATTACGCTCCCCTGGAGAAGTGATTGTATCTGACCATTTTCCAAGACCTGTGTGGACACTGTGAAACTTTGGCATAGACAGATTGATGAAGATCTGCTGTTGTGACAACAATGGAAGACAACACCAGAGACTCTGGAATATTCTTTTGTGTACTTATTGCATAATGCATTGCTTGTCTGTTTTTTCTAAGTAAAGCTATTAAATGACATTGACTGCTGTATTTCCTGGTTGCTAAAATCtcttttagaaaaacaaaattaaaatttgtgAACACACTTGTGCTGTTTCAGCAAAGCAGCTTCTAAATCTCAGGGAAACTTGCAGCTGGGTGTATCTCTTATTTTGATATCCTTAATCAAGTTTAAGTGACTCTGATCACATCTTCTAAAAGGTCAGATAACATAAAATGAACTGTCTCAAGAAAAGTTTAATGATAAATGTGTTATGGCAAATTTAAGTTTAATACTGatcattttttctgatttttagtAGGTTGATTTGGTTTATgatagaaaaaagaaacagtggAACCACATTTTCCAGGAATGTGTTTACTTTGTAAGTTTatacaaaaaagtgatgaaaacattgCACTGTAGTATGTATGTTAAGAGGTCATCCCGTGCATGCAAGCCTTGGATTTCAGTGTCCAAGCAATAAATCTACAATGTTTAGagcaaataaaagacaaaatatttacagacaaCTAAGGGGCAAAACAAATCAAGAACACTTTAGGAATTACAATGTCAGTCTCACCTCATATTCCTAATATTATACAGCTTGGTGTAGTTAAGAGtctgtttttgctctgtttcaCACTTTCTTCATCAGtctgggaagaaaaaaaataacattcttttaaagtcatatttacGTATATTAAAACAGACTGCTCATTTAAGAATGAGAATCTGAGTGGATGTATGTTAACTGTACAGACAGCAACAAATTCTGAGTACCActacaaaacaatttaaattggCCATAATTAAATAATGCTGTACAACTCTATTGTAGAAAAAGTTTCCTTACATACGTCTTGGTTCTTGTAGCATACACTTCTCTCAGTCATATAGCCATGCTCTGTTTATTAATACACACAtgctttcaaaatttaaaacctgATGTTTATGACACTTAACAAGTTGACAATTTAAGTGTGATGCAAAATCAGTTTAACaccaataaaatggttaaaaaaaaatcctttattgtGTGACTTCATAAAAAGTTATCTTTCAGAAAGGGTTTTGGTTGAAAGAGCACTAGGTCCAAACAGCACTTATAAGTGTTGGTGTGTTCTACAAATAAATTGTAAGAGCATTTATGAAATCAACAATATAATCTTGGTCCAGAATACACAC
This sequence is a window from Cheilinus undulatus linkage group 1, ASM1832078v1, whole genome shotgun sequence. Protein-coding genes within it:
- the polr2l gene encoding DNA-directed RNA polymerases I, II, and III subunit RPABC5; translation: MIIPVRCFTCGKIVGNKWEAYLGLLQAEYTEGDALDALGLKRYCCRRMLLSHVDLIEKLLNYAPLEK